A segment of the Salminus brasiliensis chromosome 1, fSalBra1.hap2, whole genome shotgun sequence genome:
aataatacatgtatttttatattatatttctacACTATCATGTAGTTATCATGATAtcaacatttacatatattttaccACAGTAAAAAGTACTTAGGTACTGTGTCTAATGATGGAGGTATGATTTTAACTGTTGATCCGCTGCTCTTGAAAAGAGAGGACAGTCAAACTACTCAGCATGTAACATGTGCTTGATAATACAGACTAATTTTGTTCATACAACTTCTGTTCATATTATACAGATGAATAAACTGTAAAAGACTGATATTTGTTACAGTGTAGACACTGAAGGAAGAGAGGTGTTTTGAATTCTGACCACCCTGCTGAAAATAACAACATAGAGGATAGCTTATCTACCAGCATGACAATTTGACCGGTTTAACCAGCTGAACAGCACAGGTACGGCTCTGAgtccagctaccagcaaaaccTGGCCTTAGCTTACAATGACAAATTCACTGGTCTTCAGGATGCGCTTGTCTAATGTGGGAGGTCTCTCACCCACCCTAATTAGACAAACTTCAAGTCTATCAAATGTATGACTGTACTGACTGTGCACCAGTATGAATATGTTGTTTAGAGCAGCCAGCTTTAGGGTTACCTGCTGGTACGTAACATATTATAAATGTGTACAGAGTTATACTACATGTGCGTGTTTAGTAGAGGAACTTTAATCAGCAAAATCTGCTGCAACAGTACCAGTATAATAGGAATATTTGATAATGCCCAACTGATTTAATCACTAATCAACATGAGCATTTCAATCTGTACAGCCAGCTGGCTTACATTAGACtataaacacacctcaaaatgcATTGCTTTACATAGCTGCGAATGCTTTGCTTGTGGTGTGCATGTGCATATGTAGATTAGCTTTGCCGTTGGTGGCAAGGGCAGAACCCTTTAGGGAACCCTTGCTTTGCTCAAGAGTTACAGTTGTGTGTGAATGCTGTGTTGCATCATGCGTTGCCTTTGCAAAAAAACGATGGTGAAGGGGCTCCATTCCACTGCACTGTTGCAGACCTTATGCAAGTTAAACTGACCAAAGAAACAATCCTCATCGTAACTGATATTAGAACTGGTAGGAATTAAGTGATCTTATAAATGCGTGCTTGGACTAGACTGTCACAACTGTTGACTTCATTAAagcaaatgtatttttattcctCATCCCAGGGAAACTTAATACCACTTCCCTCCATCTCTTCACGAATGACTGCGTTGAATTTGGCCTCCAACTCAGGGCTGAAGTGATTTTTCCAGTCTCCAGCGATCCCTTAGAAAGAATAGAAAGTAAAGAGTAAGGTCAGCTTCAGGAATCTACTACAGTCTCCCAAAGCAGGCACAATCTCACACTTCAGTAGCACTGACATGTTTCCAAGAACTTTAAGAAGACCAGCTTCAGGGAAATGCTTTAATCTGCCTACCTTTTCTGAGAAAAGGAGACTTATTGTTGTCCATGATGTCCTGGGGAACCAGTGAGTAGTTGGacattttgttgtctttcatgttTTTGAATAGACAATGTTCAGTGATGCGATCCAGAGCATCGTCACTCATCTGTCGTCCAAAGAAGCTCAAAATACGCTCCAAAACCCCCCGAAGATCCTGCAAGTTAGGCAAGGAGCATTTGAAAATACATGCTTACACTATTACACCATAAATCTGACGTCATTACTTTAAACTAAATTTTATAATTGTATTACTTGAACAATTCTTCTTAAACTATTATATATTTGTTACACAGTGATATATAAATAGCAATGAATGAATGCAATGAATCTGTTGGAATTTGTAACAGATGCCCAGTTTGTTTTGAACTTTCATATAAATTTGTTACAGATTACCAATCAGTCTTGAAATGTAACATATTTGAAGCACTTTATTACATTTGCAACAGGCGTccagtcttttttttaacttcaaTGTATTTGTAACAGGTTAGCAATCTGTCTTTGTCACATTTAATATATTTGCAATACTTCTGTCTGTGTATTTGTAACAGGTGTCCCGTCTGTTTTTAACttatatataagaatatattTGTAACACTTAAATATAATTGTAAGTTAGCAATTAGTCttgaaatgtaacattttataaCACTTTATTACATTTGCaacatatacatgtgtgtgtgctgtgtaaatgtaaagacaTTTTGTCTTTATAGCACTTAAATATCTTTGTAACAGGTTACTAATTGATGttaaacattaatatatttgtaacattaatataatctgtaattaactttaatatatttgtaagacctatataagttatataaatatacatatatatatatatttgtgacaCGTTAGCAGTCAGTCTTGAActttaatatatttgtaaaatgttttataaaataaagCCTAGAAATTGTGGCTACATTAACCTTAATCataattatattacatttaaatctgtagggttacaaatgcagtaaaatgaatacCATATGTTAGCACAAACTACCAAATTGATCTGCCCCGGAGATCTAAATCATCCAGTCTTCGCGTCAATTGTTGAGTTATAGTAAAGGCTACTTGTAGCATATGATCCACTTTGGGATCATCTTGTAGGCGATCTCAGACCATTCATCCTGGAAAGTCATGAAATCAATCTAAAACTAAAGCAACTTCTAATCGTTAGAGATCGTAAAGACATGAACCTGAGATCAGCCCACCAACACAACTCAACATAGCTCAATACAGACAGAACTGACCACATCAGAAGCACTTTACCTGGATCAGCTCCTCATAAGTGATGTACAAAACCCGGTCTCCTAGATCTGTGTCTCTCCAGCTCTTCACATGATCAGTCCACTTTCCAAAAAGAACTGCAGGACACAGTCACATCATCACTACATCTTCAACTATCGAGTGAGAAAGTGTTAAAAGCACATCAGTTTGAGCCTCTCACCCTGCCCGGCTAGGAATTTGTCCAGGAATTCTTCAAACGTTCCTGGATCATCCAGAAAGCTGGCCATTTGgtggaagaaaaaagaagacacCACTATATCTTTTGGGTTTCTTGCAATGTAAATTACCTAGGGAAGAATGTACAGACAGGAGAAGTGAGAATGAATAAGCAGTGTGAAAGTAAAGATGTTATTTTATACATAATTAGGCTGTTTGTCTTATTCGACAATTAT
Coding sequences within it:
- the LOC140537099 gene encoding sulfotransferase 2B1-like, which codes for MASEELYLFYHGLPVPKIAHTEESLKNLEAFKVQDDDIFAVTYPKSGTTWMQEIIPLLLNGGDLTPVESIPNWDRVPWLEETRISLVVDKLKSPRAMVTHMPYHLMPASFYSSKAKVIYIARNPKDIVVSSFFFHQMASFLDDPGTFEEFLDKFLAGQVLFGKWTDHVKSWRDTDLGDRVLYITYEELIQDLRGVLERILSFFGRQMSDDALDRITEHCLFKNMKDNKMSNYSLVPQDIMDNNKSPFLRKGIAGDWKNHFSPELEAKFNAVIREEMEGSGIKFPWDEE